Proteins from one Pygocentrus nattereri isolate fPygNat1 chromosome 16, fPygNat1.pri, whole genome shotgun sequence genomic window:
- the arsib gene encoding arylsulfatase I, with amino-acid sequence MSVLAGLCLVSLLDFTLCSWPWLKPNQVDEGQTKRPKQPPHIIFILTDDQGFNDIGYHSTDLRTPTLDRLAAEGVRLENYYVQPLCTPSRSQLITGRYQIHTGLQHSIIRPRQPSCLPRNLVTLPQRLQEAGYSTHMVGKWHLGFYRKDCLPTRRGFNTYFGSLTGSVDYYTYGSCDGKSVCGFDLHDGESVAWGRAGKYSTHLYTQRVRKILATHQPDHQPLFIFVSLQAVHTPLKPPKSYIYPYRSMGNVPRRKYAAMVSIVDEAVHNITYALRKYGYYRNSIIIFSTDNGAQPFTGGSNWPLRGRKGTYWEGGIRAVGFVHSPLLRYKRRVSKALLHITDWYPTLVRLAGGNTSQDHGLDGYDIWPVLSENKESPRMEILHNIDPLHRRGLGSWQAGQGLWDTAVQAAVRVGDWKLLTGDPGHGDWVPPQVLTNFPGGWWNLERGTGEGKKSVWLFNITADPCERNDLAEQRPGVVRKLLARLVSYNRTAIPVCYPPDDPRANPDVNGGAWVPWVGDEEQEDNWNGVYYKRGRNRKRKKCRLCKIRSFFKKLNSRIMSNRI; translated from the exons ATGTCCGTGCTCGCTGGGCTGTGCCTGGTCAGCCTGCTGGACTTCACTCTGTGCTCGTGGCCGTGGCTGAAGCCGAACCAGGTGGATGAAGGTCAGACCAAAAGACCCAAACAGCCCCCCCACATCATCTTCATCCTCACTGATGACCAGGGATTTAATGATATAGGATACCACAGCACTGACCTCAGGACCCCCACACTGGACAGGCTGGCCGCAGAGGGGGTCCGGCTGGAGAACTACTATGTCCAGCCCCTCTGTACACCCTCCAGGAGCCAGCTCATCACGGGCAG GTATCAGATCCACACTGGTCTTCAGCACTCCATCATCAGGCCTCGGCAACCTAGCTGTCTTCCCAGGAACCTGGTGACTTTGCCACAACGGCTACAGGAGGCGGGTTACTCCACCCACATGGTGGGCAAGTGGCATCTGGGCTTCTACCGGAAAGACTGTCTACCGACACGCCGAGGTTTCAACACCTACTTTGGCTCCTTAACTGGAAGCGTGGATTATTATACCTATGGCTCCTGCGATGGCAAGTCTGTGTGTGGCTTTGACCTCCATGATGGTGAATCAGTGGCATGGGGGAGAGCCGGGAAATACTCCACTCACCTCTACACCCAGAGGGTGCGGAAAATCCTGGCCACACACCAGCCGGACCATCAGCCGCTCTTCATATTCGTATCTCTGCAGGCGGTTCACACACCTTTGAAACCACCCAAGTCCTACATCTACCCTTACAGATCCATGGGCAACGTTCCTCGCAGGAAATACGCCGCTATGGTGTCCATCGTGGATGAAGCCGTGCATAACATCACCTACGCCCTTCGTAAGTATGGCTACTACCGCAACAGCATCATAATCTTCTCCACTGATAACGGAGCCCAGCCATTTACAGGGGGCAGCAATTGGCCTCTGCGAGGGCGCAAAGGCACCTACTGGGAAGGAGGAATCCGGGCTGTGGGATTCGTCCACAGCCCCTTATTACGGTACAAACGGAGGGTAAGCAAGGCTCTACTCCACATCACTGACTGGTACCCAACCTTGGTACGGCTTGCTGGAGGCAACACCTCCCAGGACCACGGGCTTGACGGGTACGATATCTGGCCTGTGCTTAGTGAGAACAAAGAATCTCCCCGGATGGAGATTTTACACAATATTGACCCTCTCCACCGGCGAGGACTCGGATCCTGGCAAGCAGGTCAAGGTCTGTGGGACACGGCTGTGCAAGCAGCTGTCAGAGTTGGAGACTGGAAGCTTCTGACAGGTGACCCAGGCCACGGAGACTGGGTTCCTCCCCAGGTTTTGACCAATTTCCCCGGTGGCTGGTGGAACCTGGAGCGCGGAACTGGAGAAGGGAAGAAATCTGTGTGGCTCTTCAACATCACGGCTGACCCCTGTGAGAGGAATGACCTGGCTGAGCAGAGGCCTGGTGTGGTCAGGAAACTGCTGGCACGCCTGGTGTCCTACAACCGGACGGCCATACCTGTCTGCTACCCGCCAGACGACCCTCGTGCCAACCCCGATGTAAACGGTGGAGCTTGGGTACCCTGGGTGGGCGATGAGGAGCAGGAGGACAACTGGAATGGCGTTTATTACAA